A section of the Rhipicephalus sanguineus isolate Rsan-2018 chromosome 11, BIME_Rsan_1.4, whole genome shotgun sequence genome encodes:
- the LOC119375346 gene encoding uncharacterized protein LOC119375346 produces MSRLTQAHSAGSGEAASQLKRTIEYFYYLEDTVQSICKQRDIPLPLDYQIFLANRSCLSEESCGCPTALVKRAVASIELPYTQTTPSESNDAVVPDTEFPPDIPSSLEPETGEWERYGISKEDWMAAGSSQQNTPQSPDQSVPTVPEKTFVEVICSGFTSTPLMEAPEYFVISPSGDVTSLGKLPSQPEH; encoded by the exons atgagtcgactcactcaggctcactctgCAGGCTCAGGtgaagct GCGTCCCAACTCAAAAGGACGATAGAGTACTTCTACTACCTGGAGGACACGGTCCAATCCATCTGCAAGCAGCGAGACATTCCCTTGCCACTGGACTACCAGATCTTCTTGGCCAATCGAAGCTGCCTGTCGGAGGAGAGCTGCGGGTGTCCCACAGCCCTCGTGAAAAGGGCGGTCGCTTCAATA GAACTCCCCTACACACAAACGACCCCTAGCGAAAGCAACGATGCAGTCGTCCCGGACACGGAGTTCCCGCCAGACATTCCCAGCAGCCTTGAGCCGGAGACGGGTGAATGGGAACGTTAC GGCATATCCAAGGAGGATTGGATGGCTGCAGGGTCATCGCAGCAAAACACCCCACAGTCACCCGACCAATCAGTTCCGACGGTGCCAGAGAAGACCTTCGTGGAAGTCATCTGCAGTGGCTTCACCTCAACCCCCTTGATGGAAGCACCCGAATATTTCGTCATCTCTCCCAGTGGCGATGTGACGTCCTTGGGAAAATTGCCCTCACAGCCTGAACATTGA